One window of Candidatus Nanosynbacter sp. HMT-352 genomic DNA carries:
- a CDS encoding DedA family protein, producing MESFIHLITSFGVLAILLVVFAESGLLIGFVLPGDSLLFTAGYMVQQNILHIDIHIFALLVFAAAVLGDSVGYSFGHKVGRKLFEKENSRFFKKKYLEQTEKFYYKHGSATIVLARFVPIVRTFAPIVAGASKMHYKTFLTFNLIGGFLWSSAFVYLGFYAGEFLTKAGVNIEVAAILIIFLSVSPMVIHALKQPNTRALLRKQLLVLLSKTKRKK from the coding sequence ATGGAATCTTTTATTCACTTGATAACTAGCTTTGGTGTATTGGCAATTTTATTAGTAGTTTTTGCAGAGTCTGGCCTGTTAATCGGATTTGTTCTACCCGGCGACAGTCTACTTTTCACCGCTGGATACATGGTTCAGCAAAACATTCTACACATTGACATTCACATTTTTGCGCTTTTGGTTTTTGCGGCGGCAGTGCTGGGCGACAGTGTTGGCTATAGTTTTGGCCATAAAGTTGGACGCAAGTTGTTTGAAAAAGAAAATTCCCGATTCTTCAAGAAAAAATATTTGGAGCAAACAGAAAAGTTTTATTACAAACACGGCTCGGCGACAATCGTCCTGGCTCGATTTGTGCCAATTGTAAGAACCTTCGCCCCAATCGTTGCCGGCGCCAGTAAGATGCACTATAAAACATTCTTAACTTTCAATCTTATCGGTGGATTTCTTTGGTCGTCAGCATTCGTTTATCTAGGCTTCTATGCTGGCGAGTTTTTGACCAAAGCAGGCGTAAATATTGAAGTTGCAGCTATTCTCATCATCTTCCTGTCTGTCTCACCAATGGTTATTCATGCTTTGAAACAACCAAATACTCGCGCTTTATTAAGAAAACAATTGTTGGTTCTCCTCTCAAAAACCAAGCGTAAAAAATAA
- the uvrA gene encoding excinuclease ABC subunit UvrA: MTEVIRVKGAREHNLKNVDIEIPRDQLVVITGLSGSGKSSLAFDTIYAEGQRRYMESLNSYARQFLGTMDKPDVDSIEGLSPAISIDQKSTSRNPRSTVATVTEIYDYLRLLFARIGVPHCPICGNEVTRRTTEVIIDEILRQFVDKRILLLAPIVKNKKGEFAHIPEQYQRLGYARVRVDGVVYALDEFPELQKSYKHNIELVVDRLALTAEMRSRLSQSVEQALDLGQGVIEVLDADSDEVKTFSQRYACVDHPDVDIPELEPRLFSFNAPQGACPVCTGLGSRLEVDPELVFNNNLTISEGAIRPYNRMNSDAWNMKRLASVAEAHGFSLKVPVGKLSDDAKHKILYGTGDQKYRVDLGGGRHYDTTYEGVIPNLERRWKETDSDFMRRDIERFMRERDCYACKGARLKPVVLAVTVHELNIVDVCDLSVDDALDLFDNKLQLTEQEMTIARLIVKEIKSRLAFMSNVGLNYLELSRAANTLSGGEAQRIRLATQIGAGLQGVLYVLDEPSIGLHQRDNDKLIDMLKRLRDLGNSVLVVEHDEDTIRQSDFLVDMGPGAGVNGGQVVAMGTPEIVAKNENSITGRYLSGAEKIAVPKKRRKVVKDRKLIVRGARENNLKNIDVEFPLGLMTVVSGVSGSGKSTLVNDIVARELAAELNRATTAPGLHDAIEGVNLLDKTIVIDQSPIGRTPRSNPATYTGIFTPIRELFASTPEANVRGYKSGRFSFNVKGGRCENCQGDGVIKIEMHFLPDVYVQCDECHGKRYNREALEIKYKDKTIADVLDMTIDQAAEFFDSVPNIARKLQTLVEVGLGYIKLGQPATTFSGGEAQRIKLATELSKRSTGKTMYILDEPTTGLHSADVKRLLGILQQLVEGGNSMIIIEHNLDVIKSADWIIDMGPEGGIGGGTVVACGTPEDIAKVPNSFTGKYLKKML; this comes from the coding sequence ATGACAGAGGTAATTCGTGTTAAAGGTGCTCGTGAGCACAATCTGAAAAATGTAGATATTGAGATTCCGCGAGATCAGCTGGTGGTGATTACAGGTCTTAGCGGATCGGGTAAATCCAGTTTGGCATTTGACACGATTTATGCCGAGGGTCAGCGCCGTTATATGGAGAGTCTTAATTCTTATGCGCGGCAATTTTTGGGTACGATGGATAAGCCTGATGTTGATTCAATTGAAGGGCTCAGCCCAGCGATTTCAATTGACCAGAAGTCGACCAGCCGCAACCCGCGTTCGACCGTGGCTACGGTTACGGAAATTTATGATTATCTGAGGCTTTTGTTTGCACGAATTGGCGTGCCGCATTGTCCGATTTGTGGCAATGAAGTGACGCGTCGCACGACTGAGGTGATTATTGACGAGATTTTGCGACAATTTGTTGATAAGCGAATTTTGTTATTGGCGCCAATTGTTAAGAATAAAAAAGGTGAGTTTGCGCACATTCCGGAGCAATATCAGCGACTTGGTTATGCCAGGGTTCGCGTGGACGGCGTAGTATACGCGCTGGATGAATTTCCGGAGCTGCAAAAAAGTTACAAGCATAACATCGAGCTGGTGGTTGATAGGCTGGCGTTGACGGCGGAAATGCGATCTCGATTGAGTCAGAGCGTTGAGCAGGCGCTAGATCTAGGTCAGGGCGTTATCGAGGTTTTGGACGCGGATAGCGACGAAGTGAAGACATTTTCGCAGAGATATGCTTGTGTTGATCACCCTGATGTCGATATTCCAGAGCTGGAGCCGCGACTGTTTAGTTTTAACGCGCCGCAGGGAGCTTGTCCTGTGTGTACGGGTTTGGGGTCGAGGTTGGAGGTCGATCCAGAATTGGTCTTTAATAACAATTTGACAATTTCCGAAGGCGCAATTCGACCGTATAATCGAATGAATTCTGACGCTTGGAATATGAAGCGATTGGCGTCTGTTGCTGAAGCTCACGGCTTTAGCTTGAAAGTTCCCGTAGGCAAGCTTTCTGATGATGCTAAACATAAAATATTATACGGAACTGGCGACCAAAAATATCGCGTTGATTTGGGTGGCGGTCGGCATTATGATACGACTTATGAGGGTGTTATTCCTAATCTGGAGCGACGCTGGAAGGAAACTGATAGCGATTTTATGCGACGAGATATTGAGCGATTTATGCGCGAGAGGGATTGTTATGCCTGTAAAGGTGCGCGCCTGAAACCTGTGGTTTTGGCGGTGACGGTTCATGAATTGAATATCGTTGACGTGTGCGATTTGAGTGTTGATGATGCGTTGGATTTGTTTGACAATAAGCTTCAATTGACTGAGCAAGAAATGACGATTGCTCGCTTGATTGTGAAGGAAATTAAATCTCGTTTGGCGTTTATGAGCAATGTTGGACTGAACTATTTGGAATTAAGTCGAGCGGCTAACACATTGAGCGGTGGCGAGGCGCAGCGAATTCGCTTGGCGACGCAAATTGGTGCTGGACTTCAGGGCGTACTTTATGTGTTGGACGAGCCGTCGATTGGACTTCATCAACGTGACAACGACAAGCTGATTGATATGTTGAAGCGTCTTCGAGATTTGGGAAATTCTGTGCTGGTGGTTGAGCACGACGAGGACACGATTCGCCAGAGTGATTTTCTGGTTGATATGGGACCGGGAGCTGGTGTGAATGGTGGTCAAGTAGTGGCGATGGGGACGCCTGAAATTGTTGCGAAAAATGAGAATAGTATAACTGGTCGCTATTTATCTGGGGCGGAAAAAATTGCCGTTCCGAAAAAGCGTCGCAAAGTCGTGAAAGATAGAAAGTTGATTGTTCGTGGCGCTCGCGAAAATAATCTTAAGAACATTGATGTGGAATTTCCTTTGGGGTTGATGACTGTAGTGTCTGGTGTTTCTGGTAGCGGAAAGTCGACGCTTGTGAATGACATTGTGGCGCGGGAATTGGCTGCAGAGCTGAATCGCGCAACGACGGCGCCAGGACTGCACGATGCCATAGAAGGTGTGAATTTGCTTGATAAGACGATTGTCATAGATCAGTCGCCAATTGGTCGGACGCCGCGCTCCAATCCAGCGACTTACACTGGAATTTTTACGCCGATTCGCGAACTTTTTGCCAGTACGCCCGAGGCTAACGTTCGAGGCTATAAATCTGGACGATTTAGTTTTAATGTTAAAGGCGGTCGCTGCGAAAATTGTCAGGGTGATGGTGTGATAAAGATTGAAATGCACTTTTTGCCGGATGTTTATGTTCAATGTGACGAGTGTCATGGCAAGCGTTATAATCGCGAAGCGCTGGAGATTAAGTATAAAGACAAGACAATTGCCGATGTTTTGGATATGACAATTGATCAAGCGGCGGAGTTTTTTGATAGTGTGCCGAATATTGCACGTAAACTTCAGACGTTGGTTGAGGTTGGGCTTGGTTATATTAAACTTGGTCAGCCAGCAACTACTTTTTCGGGCGGTGAGGCGCAGCGAATTAAATTAGCGACGGAGCTCTCCAAGCGTTCCACTGGAAAAACTATGTACATTCTGGATGAGCCGACCACTGGGCTTCATTCGGCTGACGTAAAACGACTGTTGGGGATTTTACAGCAATTGGTTGAGGGCGGTAATAGTATGATTATCATTGAGCATAATTTGGACGTCATAAAGTCAGCCGACTGGATAATTGATATGGGCCCAGAAGGCGGAATTGGCGGCGGTACGGTTGTGGCTTGCGGTACACCTGAAGATATCGCCAAGGTACCAAATTCGTTCACTGGCAAATATCTGAAAAAGATGCTTTAA
- a CDS encoding WD40/YVTN/BNR-like repeat-containing protein: MLIKNRKRVVYRGMLSLVFVFALSALAVLPPLVRAEESPKYTWKDVTVPGDDEFREAIISPDGSKLFVLREDTNTGDIKLLISADNGASWNSFAMPDSANRLLVNTDGSKMIVNGRHGENSFYMSTDGGRNWIKSSNVDPGNNHLFMSPDGSTLARCGDDGETPPLYVSTDDGQTWTQKGNVCPERILDGGKMIAIDGTPSVVKRSDDYGLTWTDAGTRVIHDTTLMFISINGNSLFDGHKISLDGGASWAPIPAEVPTQKVDDYITQTGVSDDGKRLFVYVRPAVMDASNLPYIVMSVDGGKTWTSQGDNEAGFGSVYSSSSASRMFAMFYDMTTGAAYYRLATLPTPPPVTPGGTGSGAGGTTTPSTPATPSTGSSSSGASIAATTTSSTSSKKPEKLSSKNLAETGNSIWLVSGLAVVAVAAGALVLRKRL; encoded by the coding sequence ATGTTAATTAAGAACAGAAAGCGCGTAGTATACAGAGGGATGCTGTCCTTAGTATTTGTGTTTGCATTATCAGCATTGGCAGTTCTACCGCCTTTGGTTAGAGCGGAGGAATCGCCTAAGTATACGTGGAAGGATGTAACCGTACCAGGAGATGATGAATTTAGGGAAGCGATTATTAGTCCAGACGGGTCAAAACTTTTTGTCCTGCGAGAAGATACTAATACTGGCGATATAAAATTGTTAATCTCTGCGGATAATGGTGCAAGTTGGAATAGCTTTGCGATGCCAGACTCTGCGAATAGATTGCTAGTAAATACAGACGGGTCTAAGATGATTGTGAATGGTCGGCATGGAGAAAACTCTTTTTATATGTCAACTGATGGTGGTCGCAACTGGATAAAGTCTAGCAATGTAGACCCCGGCAATAATCATTTATTTATGAGCCCAGATGGCTCCACTCTAGCTAGGTGTGGAGATGACGGTGAAACTCCTCCGCTTTATGTTTCTACTGACGATGGTCAAACTTGGACGCAGAAGGGTAATGTTTGTCCTGAGCGCATACTTGACGGTGGAAAGATGATTGCGATAGATGGGACTCCTAGTGTAGTAAAGAGGTCTGATGATTACGGATTGACCTGGACGGACGCTGGAACTCGTGTCATCCACGATACAACCCTCATGTTCATCAGTATTAACGGTAATAGTCTATTTGATGGTCACAAAATTTCATTAGATGGTGGTGCCAGCTGGGCGCCCATTCCTGCTGAAGTTCCGACTCAGAAGGTGGATGATTATATTACGCAGACAGGAGTTAGCGATGACGGCAAGAGGCTGTTTGTCTACGTTCGACCAGCCGTCATGGATGCTTCAAATTTGCCGTATATTGTAATGTCAGTAGACGGCGGTAAAACCTGGACGTCGCAGGGTGATAATGAGGCTGGTTTTGGTAGCGTTTATTCGTCTTCGTCGGCGTCCAGAATGTTCGCAATGTTCTACGATATGACAACGGGCGCGGCTTATTATCGCCTAGCAACTCTACCGACACCTCCGCCTGTAACTCCTGGCGGTACCGGCTCGGGCGCGGGCGGAACTACCACTCCATCAACTCCCGCCACCCCATCCACGGGCTCTTCATCTTCAGGTGCTTCAATCGCCGCAACAACAACATCATCCACTTCCAGTAAAAAACCAGAAAAATTATCGTCAAAAAACCTTGCTGAAACAGGAAACTCTATTTGGCTAGTTAGTGGATTAGCTGTTGTGGCTGTCGCAGCTGGTGCGTTGGTTCTGAGAAAACGGCTGTAA
- the sbcB gene encoding exodeoxyribonuclease I, with the protein MAQTFFFYDLETSGLNPRQDRIMQFAGQRTDMDLQPIDEPYNILVTLNDDTLPSPDALMVTGITPQKTVEEGYTEAQFARMLSEEIFTPDTIAVGFNNIRFDDEFIRHLFWRNFYDPYEWTWKDGRSRWDLLDVVRLTRALRPEGIEWPIDDKGEPSNRLELITKANGIEHENAHDALADVTALIAVTKLIKQNQPQMYDYLLKMRDKKLVQKLVNVDDKKPFVYASGRYDKEFAKTTVAFPLTTSRNGGVIVYDLRYDPTPFVDLSVEELSAKIFATWEERQAEDFVKLPVKELQYNRCPAVSPLGVLTQGDGWKKISLDAETVQKHQDILLSHPDFAERLRSIFENRPEFKKMTDPEAQLYDGFLDNSDRVRVEAVRNAGERELADFHPDFQDERLSPLLLHYKARSFPNLLSEDELRQWEEWRTEHLQTQLPQFMKSLQRLAPSATDEQQFILQELQLWLESVLPSVDA; encoded by the coding sequence ATGGCGCAAACGTTTTTCTTCTACGACCTTGAAACTAGCGGTCTTAATCCTCGACAAGATCGAATTATGCAATTTGCCGGTCAGCGAACCGATATGGATTTGCAACCGATTGACGAACCGTATAACATTCTCGTGACACTAAATGACGATACGCTGCCGAGTCCTGATGCGTTGATGGTGACGGGCATAACGCCGCAAAAAACTGTCGAAGAAGGCTATACTGAGGCTCAATTTGCGCGTATGTTAAGCGAGGAAATATTTACGCCTGATACGATTGCTGTTGGTTTTAATAATATCCGTTTTGACGACGAGTTTATTCGTCATTTGTTTTGGCGGAATTTTTACGATCCATACGAGTGGACTTGGAAAGACGGTCGATCCAGATGGGATTTGTTGGATGTGGTGCGCTTAACCAGGGCGCTTCGACCTGAGGGAATTGAGTGGCCGATTGACGATAAAGGTGAGCCGAGCAACCGCTTGGAGCTCATCACGAAAGCCAACGGAATAGAGCACGAGAACGCGCATGATGCGCTGGCTGACGTGACCGCGTTGATTGCTGTAACTAAATTGATTAAGCAGAATCAGCCGCAAATGTACGACTATTTACTGAAGATGCGCGATAAGAAATTGGTGCAGAAACTGGTGAATGTCGACGATAAAAAACCTTTTGTTTACGCGAGTGGTCGATATGATAAAGAATTTGCCAAAACGACCGTGGCTTTTCCGCTAACCACGAGTCGAAATGGTGGCGTGATTGTTTATGATTTACGCTATGATCCGACGCCGTTTGTTGATCTGAGCGTTGAGGAATTGTCAGCGAAGATATTTGCAACGTGGGAAGAAAGGCAAGCTGAGGATTTCGTTAAATTGCCAGTTAAGGAATTACAATATAATCGTTGCCCGGCAGTTTCGCCACTTGGCGTGTTGACTCAGGGCGATGGCTGGAAGAAAATTTCTCTGGATGCGGAAACTGTACAGAAGCACCAAGATATTTTACTTTCTCATCCAGATTTTGCCGAAAGGCTGCGTAGTATATTTGAGAATAGGCCAGAGTTTAAGAAAATGACCGACCCAGAAGCGCAATTATACGATGGTTTTTTGGATAATAGTGATCGAGTTCGTGTTGAAGCTGTGCGCAATGCTGGTGAGCGCGAGTTGGCTGATTTTCATCCGGATTTCCAGGATGAGCGATTATCGCCACTATTGTTGCATTATAAAGCGCGAAGTTTTCCTAATTTGCTTAGTGAAGATGAGTTGCGACAATGGGAAGAATGGCGCACTGAGCATTTACAGACGCAACTGCCGCAATTTATGAAATCTTTGCAGCGATTGGCGCCTAGTGCGACTGATGAACAGCAGTTTATTTTGCAAGAATTGCAATTATGGCTGGAGTCTGTTCTGCCTTCTGTTGACGCTTGA
- the obgE gene encoding GTPase ObgE, whose amino-acid sequence MFVDIAKVLVRAGRGGNGVVSFRHEKYVDKGGPDGGDGGRGGDIVFLATKDLNTLLNFRYKPELKAEKGGDGGKRNKRGKSGAPLIVKVPMGTLVKRDGMIIADLTEDQQRAVVARGGDGGFGNAHFTSSTRQTPKIAELGEAGEEFEAELELKLLADVGLVGFPNAGKSTFLSVVSNARPEIANYEFTTLTPNLGVADVDDGSILIADIPGLIEGASEGKGLGDQFLRHVERTAVLLHMIDVYSDDPAEKYQAIRRELEKYSESLAERPEIIALTKCEGLDDEIIAMQSTALQKVANGAPVVAISSQTHDGVTELLRMLRDEVAKYREREADVVDEKEEDLPTISLDDQVVSDAWSVRRVSDAESNETDDEDENIEFIVTGAKIEKFARRTNFDQFESVNRLRDIMRKMGITHELLRQGAIGESLIQIGESMPFTLVEQ is encoded by the coding sequence ATGTTTGTAGATATTGCAAAAGTTTTAGTGCGCGCCGGTAGAGGCGGTAATGGTGTAGTCAGTTTTCGTCATGAGAAATATGTCGATAAGGGAGGTCCCGATGGCGGTGATGGCGGTCGTGGTGGTGATATTGTTTTCTTGGCGACGAAGGATCTTAATACACTTTTGAATTTTAGATATAAGCCGGAGCTTAAAGCTGAAAAGGGTGGTGATGGCGGAAAACGTAATAAACGAGGAAAAAGTGGTGCGCCGCTAATCGTTAAAGTGCCGATGGGTACCCTAGTGAAGCGCGACGGTATGATAATTGCGGATTTGACCGAAGATCAACAACGGGCAGTGGTGGCTCGTGGGGGAGATGGTGGATTTGGAAATGCACACTTTACGTCTAGTACGCGCCAAACACCTAAAATTGCTGAACTTGGTGAGGCTGGCGAGGAATTCGAGGCAGAGTTGGAATTGAAATTATTGGCCGATGTTGGTTTGGTTGGCTTTCCGAACGCTGGTAAGTCGACGTTCCTAAGCGTGGTTTCTAATGCGCGTCCAGAGATTGCTAATTATGAATTTACGACTTTGACGCCTAATTTGGGAGTTGCTGATGTTGACGATGGGTCGATTTTGATTGCTGATATTCCGGGGTTGATTGAAGGTGCATCAGAAGGTAAAGGTTTGGGTGATCAATTTTTGCGCCATGTCGAGCGAACGGCCGTGCTGCTTCATATGATTGATGTGTATAGCGATGATCCGGCGGAGAAATATCAGGCAATTCGTCGCGAGCTGGAAAAATATTCTGAATCATTGGCGGAGCGCCCAGAGATAATAGCGCTAACCAAATGTGAAGGCTTGGATGACGAGATTATTGCTATGCAGTCGACTGCCCTTCAAAAAGTAGCTAATGGCGCGCCGGTCGTGGCGATTTCTTCCCAGACGCACGACGGAGTGACTGAGCTTCTACGAATGTTGCGCGATGAAGTTGCTAAATATCGAGAGCGTGAAGCTGATGTTGTTGATGAAAAAGAGGAAGATTTGCCGACAATTTCGTTGGACGATCAGGTTGTTTCTGATGCTTGGTCTGTAAGGCGTGTTTCTGACGCTGAATCTAATGAGACTGACGATGAAGATGAGAATATTGAGTTTATTGTTACGGGCGCTAAGATTGAAAAATTTGCTCGTCGAACTAACTTTGATCAGTTTGAATCTGTTAATCGCTTGCGAGATATTATGCGAAAAATGGGAATTACTCACGAATTGTTGCGTCAAGGAGCGATTGGCGAAAGTCTGATTCAGATTGGCGAGTCTATGCCGTTTACGTTGGTCGAGCAATAG
- a CDS encoding CHAP domain-containing protein: MREERQFGRSADGNINARRTIIRNHFTSLRSKKRKLQSFAIYGGIFLLTISFLVYGNSGSNVSAERSKTLASSEATGVSSVSKSAKSKTASVDELTAANAVTNLAETAELPSAGDLRESETSLTIKKNLSQNDAEVITKPDIVKPDTSAARGISSYVTKEGDTMESIAKKFKISSQTLRWANNTTSDAVEPNKTLVVPLVDGVVYTVKDGDTAQSLAEKYKTSAERVVLYNDIDDGAKLSTGSRIVLPGGELPENERPGYVAPRSRSYGNQYSSASSTTSASRSWLTASVGNRYAAGNCTWYAYERRLQLGRPIGSFWGNANTWATSARAAGFVVNNTPAPGAIFQTTAGYYGHVGIVERVENGVVYVSDMNYAGYGIITHRTLNGAGGYLYIH; encoded by the coding sequence TTGCGAGAAGAAAGACAATTTGGTAGAAGTGCTGATGGTAACATCAACGCAAGGAGAACGATTATTCGTAACCATTTTACATCTCTTCGGAGTAAAAAACGTAAACTGCAATCATTTGCAATCTACGGTGGAATATTTTTATTGACTATATCATTTTTGGTCTACGGTAATAGCGGTAGTAATGTATCCGCTGAAAGATCAAAAACTTTGGCATCATCTGAAGCTACTGGTGTTTCATCGGTATCTAAGTCTGCTAAGTCTAAAACAGCTTCAGTAGATGAATTAACGGCAGCTAATGCTGTAACTAACTTGGCGGAAACGGCGGAATTGCCTTCAGCTGGTGACTTGCGCGAGTCTGAAACTTCACTAACAATTAAGAAGAACCTTTCTCAGAATGATGCAGAAGTTATAACAAAACCTGATATCGTTAAGCCGGACACTTCGGCGGCGCGTGGCATTTCGTCTTATGTAACCAAAGAGGGTGATACGATGGAGTCTATTGCTAAGAAGTTTAAGATTTCGTCTCAGACTCTTCGTTGGGCTAATAATACAACTTCGGACGCTGTAGAGCCAAATAAGACCCTAGTCGTACCTCTTGTTGATGGTGTTGTCTATACTGTTAAAGATGGTGATACTGCCCAATCTCTGGCAGAAAAGTATAAGACGAGTGCTGAGCGCGTCGTTCTGTATAATGACATTGATGATGGTGCGAAGTTGTCTACTGGCTCTAGGATTGTGTTGCCTGGAGGTGAGCTTCCAGAAAATGAGCGACCTGGTTATGTTGCTCCACGAAGTAGGTCGTACGGAAATCAATACTCTTCGGCATCATCTACTACGAGCGCGAGTCGAAGTTGGTTGACTGCTTCTGTCGGTAACCGATATGCGGCCGGTAACTGTACATGGTATGCATACGAGCGTCGTTTACAGCTTGGTCGTCCGATTGGTAGTTTCTGGGGCAATGCTAATACTTGGGCCACAAGTGCTCGTGCCGCTGGATTCGTAGTTAATAATACGCCAGCACCTGGTGCAATATTCCAGACTACTGCCGGATATTATGGTCACGTTGGTATTGTCGAGCGAGTTGAAAACGGTGTGGTTTACGTTAGCGATATGAACTACGCAGGTTATGGAATAATTACTCACCGCACACTCAACGGCGCAGGCGGTTATCTATATATCCACTAG
- the mltG gene encoding endolytic transglycosylase MltG — protein MKIRKQRIWLLVLSIVVAITGIGALGATVWYKQMLSPVDVNSQQTFRINIKEGMGSSDIAKTLEDNKIIKNSLAFSIYTRLHNSASKFKAGVYSVKASQSVDEIINHLTSGKTDEIAITFYPGSTLNKKIKNSDSREVESVLLKAGFSDDQIKKAFTAKYDSPVFVGRPENAGLEGYIYGETFYISPDETAEQVLQRSIDHLEKIVKKYNLEEKFKARGLTLYQGITLASIIQRESIGCGSGAATCEDQRKIASVFYNRLKANMPLGSDVTYQYIADKTGVERSPNLKSPYNTRIQKGLTPGPIASPSLSALNAAADPINSDYLYFLSGDDDITYFAKTNEEHEANVKAHCQKKCQIS, from the coding sequence ATGAAAATTCGTAAACAACGTATTTGGCTATTGGTGCTGTCAATAGTTGTGGCTATCACTGGAATTGGCGCTCTCGGGGCAACAGTGTGGTATAAGCAGATGCTTTCTCCTGTCGACGTAAATAGCCAGCAAACCTTCAGAATCAATATTAAAGAAGGTATGGGATCTAGTGATATTGCCAAAACTTTAGAGGATAATAAAATTATCAAAAACTCTTTAGCTTTTTCTATCTACACAAGGCTCCACAACTCAGCGAGTAAATTTAAGGCTGGCGTTTATTCTGTAAAAGCTTCACAATCTGTCGATGAAATAATTAATCATTTGACCAGTGGTAAAACTGATGAGATTGCTATAACATTTTATCCTGGATCGACTTTGAATAAAAAAATAAAGAATTCTGATAGCAGAGAGGTTGAATCTGTGTTGCTTAAGGCGGGATTCTCGGATGATCAGATAAAAAAGGCATTTACTGCTAAGTATGACAGTCCAGTTTTTGTGGGTAGACCGGAAAATGCTGGGCTTGAGGGGTATATTTACGGTGAAACATTCTATATTTCCCCAGACGAAACCGCAGAACAGGTTTTGCAGCGCTCAATTGATCATTTGGAGAAAATTGTTAAGAAATATAATCTGGAGGAGAAATTTAAAGCTCGTGGACTGACCCTATATCAAGGGATAACACTAGCGTCGATTATTCAGCGCGAATCGATTGGCTGCGGGTCTGGTGCGGCAACTTGCGAGGATCAGCGTAAGATTGCTAGTGTATTTTACAATCGCCTGAAAGCCAATATGCCGTTGGGTTCTGATGTAACATATCAATATATTGCTGACAAAACAGGGGTAGAGCGCTCACCAAACCTTAAATCGCCATATAATACACGCATTCAAAAGGGCTTAACTCCTGGACCAATCGCTTCGCCTAGTTTGAGTGCGTTGAATGCCGCAGCTGACCCGATAAACTCTGATTATCTATATTTCCTGAGCGGCGACGATGATATTACGTATTTTGCGAAAACCAACGAAGAGCACGAGGCTAATGTCAAGGCTCACTGTCAAAAGAAGTGCCAGATTTCTTGA
- the ruvX gene encoding Holliday junction resolvase RuvX — protein MSSKNFLALDVGSRRIGLAMADSQVKIAVPFGWLENNENIVQEITELVLRHDIDTIVVGYPRNQSGEPTKQTEFVEEFVKQFEDIELDTEIVFQDESLTSVQAEQRLGNKIKDKGEIDAEAASIILQDFLEENYENS, from the coding sequence ATGTCAAGTAAAAATTTTTTAGCGCTGGATGTTGGATCTCGGCGAATTGGTTTGGCTATGGCGGATTCGCAAGTGAAAATTGCCGTGCCGTTTGGCTGGTTGGAGAATAATGAAAATATTGTCCAGGAAATAACAGAGCTGGTATTGAGGCATGATATCGATACGATCGTAGTGGGCTATCCACGAAATCAATCCGGTGAACCAACGAAGCAGACGGAATTTGTGGAAGAGTTTGTTAAGCAATTTGAAGACATTGAGCTTGACACAGAGATTGTTTTTCAGGACGAATCTTTAACAAGTGTACAGGCTGAGCAGAGATTGGGGAATAAAATTAAAGATAAGGGCGAGATTGATGCGGAGGCTGCTAGCATAATTTTGCAGGATTTTTTGGAGGAGAATTATGAAAATTCGTAA